The following proteins are co-located in the Rhodococcus opacus B4 genome:
- a CDS encoding ATP synthase F0 subunit C, producing MSLAYLAQEAVETTTTAKGFGAIGYGLAAIGPGIGVGIVVGKAIEGMVRQPEMAGQVRTTMFLGIAFTEALALIGLVAGFIF from the coding sequence ATGAGCCTCGCGTACCTGGCACAGGAAGCGGTCGAGACCACCACCACGGCGAAGGGCTTCGGAGCCATCGGCTACGGCCTCGCCGCGATCGGCCCCGGCATCGGCGTGGGCATCGTTGTCGGTAAGGCGATCGAGGGCATGGTCCGCCAGCCCGAGATGGCCGGACAGGTTCGTACCACGATGTTCCTCGGTATCGCCTTCACCGAAGCCCTCGCGCTGATCGGCCTCGTCGCCGGCTTCATTTTCTAA
- the thrC gene encoding threonine synthase, which produces MTGTRNPVHTPWPGLIEAYRDRLAIGPNWKTVTLREGGTPLLPAGHLSEITGCDVYLKVEGLNPTGSFKDRGMTMAVTDALARGQQAVLCASTGNTSASAAAYAAKAKMTCAVLVPQGKIAMGKLAQAVMHGARIIQVQGNFDDCLELARKTTAEFPTIGLVNSVNPVRIEGQKTAAFEICDALGKAPDVHALPVGNAGNITAYWRGYSEYYADGLTSVKPRMLGVQAAGAAPLVHGAPVKDPETIATAIRIGSPASWNGAVAAKEESHGAFRAATDDEILEAYRLIARTEGVFVEPASAASVAGLLAARKEGWLDSGLTVVCTVTGNGLKDPDTALAGMPEVQPIPVDPVAVASALELA; this is translated from the coding sequence ATGACCGGCACCCGTAATCCCGTTCACACCCCCTGGCCGGGGCTGATCGAGGCTTACCGCGACCGCCTCGCCATCGGGCCGAACTGGAAGACGGTCACCCTGCGCGAGGGCGGCACCCCGTTGCTGCCCGCCGGGCACCTCTCGGAGATCACCGGCTGCGACGTCTACCTGAAGGTCGAGGGGCTCAACCCCACCGGTTCGTTCAAGGATCGCGGCATGACGATGGCCGTGACCGATGCGCTGGCCCGCGGCCAGCAGGCCGTCCTGTGCGCGTCCACGGGTAACACGTCCGCTTCCGCGGCCGCGTACGCCGCCAAGGCGAAGATGACGTGCGCCGTGCTGGTGCCGCAGGGCAAGATCGCGATGGGCAAGCTCGCGCAGGCCGTCATGCACGGTGCGCGGATCATCCAGGTGCAGGGCAACTTCGACGACTGCCTCGAACTGGCCCGCAAGACCACCGCGGAATTCCCCACGATCGGGCTCGTGAACTCGGTCAACCCCGTCCGCATCGAGGGTCAGAAGACCGCGGCGTTCGAGATCTGCGACGCCCTCGGCAAGGCCCCCGACGTGCACGCCCTCCCGGTCGGCAACGCCGGCAACATCACCGCCTACTGGCGCGGGTACTCCGAGTACTACGCGGACGGCCTCACCAGCGTGAAGCCCCGCATGCTCGGCGTGCAGGCCGCGGGCGCGGCGCCGCTCGTCCACGGTGCGCCGGTGAAGGACCCGGAGACCATCGCGACCGCGATCCGCATCGGCTCGCCCGCTTCCTGGAACGGCGCTGTCGCCGCCAAGGAAGAGTCGCACGGCGCCTTCCGGGCCGCCACGGACGACGAGATCCTCGAGGCGTACCGGCTGATCGCCAGGACCGAAGGGGTCTTCGTCGAACCCGCGTCGGCCGCGAGCGTCGCGGGCCTGCTCGCCGCCCGCAAGGAGGGCTGGCTGGACTCCGGGCTGACCGTCGTCTGCACGGTCACCGGTAACGGCCTCAAGGACCCCGACACGGCGTTGGCGGGTATGCCTGAGGTCCAACCGATCCCGGTCGACCCTGTCGCTGTCGCCTCGGCCCTCGAGCTGGCGTAG
- the rho gene encoding transcription termination factor Rho, translated as MTDTDLIAAPVRASSVDTVGAQAGDSTQASSVTASTKRADARRGAGLSGMVLTELRSLAGELGIKGISGMRKGDLIAAIKERQGGSAAPAAAATETAPRTRATRAKREQSAQTELEVTPQAEPAEKAAEPKTAETATGDGAAADTDTAEGGRRGRQRRGSARRAGAPEPGDQGGNAQDTASATATDTQQAERKQAEDRQDAAEKPAKQDGSGEQGGDRNRRERGDTRGDRGETRGDRGERGDRGDRDNRGDRGQGGNGPRTNDNRPGDDEEGGRGRRGRRFRERRRGRDRGEGGGGDARETEIREDDVLQPVAGILDVLDNYAFVRTSGYLAGPNDVYVSMNLIRKNGLRRGDAITGAVRVGREGDQGNQRQKFNPLVRIDTVNGGDVEAAKKRPEFGKLTPLYPNQRLRLETTPNILTTRVIDLVMPIGKGQRALIVSPPKAGKTSVLQAIANAIATNNPECYLMVVLVDERPEEVTDMQRSVKGEVISSTFDRPPGDHTSVAELAIERAKRLVEAGKDVVVLLDSITRLGRAYNNSSPASGRILSGGVDSTALYPPKRFLGAARNIENGGSLTIIATAMVETGSTGDTVIFEEFKGTGNAELKLDRKIAERRVFPAVDVNPSGTRKDELLLSPDEAAVLHKLRRVLSGLDSHQAIDLLIDRLKKSKSNLEFLMQVSKTAPGAIDD; from the coding sequence GTGACCGATACGGACCTCATCGCCGCTCCTGTGCGCGCCTCCTCGGTGGATACCGTTGGCGCGCAGGCAGGCGACTCTACACAGGCGTCATCAGTGACGGCCTCCACAAAGCGCGCCGACGCGCGCCGAGGTGCCGGGCTGTCCGGAATGGTGCTCACCGAGCTCCGCTCTCTCGCAGGTGAGCTGGGCATCAAGGGCATTTCGGGGATGCGCAAGGGCGACCTGATCGCCGCGATCAAGGAGCGTCAGGGCGGCTCTGCGGCCCCGGCCGCTGCCGCGACCGAAACCGCTCCTCGGACCCGGGCAACGCGCGCAAAGCGCGAACAGTCCGCTCAAACCGAACTCGAAGTGACTCCGCAGGCGGAGCCCGCCGAGAAGGCCGCCGAGCCCAAGACGGCCGAAACCGCGACGGGCGACGGCGCCGCCGCCGACACCGACACCGCCGAAGGCGGACGTCGTGGCCGCCAGCGCCGGGGCTCCGCACGTCGGGCGGGCGCTCCCGAGCCGGGTGACCAGGGCGGAAACGCCCAGGACACCGCCTCGGCGACTGCCACCGACACGCAGCAGGCCGAGCGCAAGCAGGCCGAAGACCGTCAGGACGCCGCCGAGAAGCCGGCCAAGCAGGACGGCTCCGGCGAGCAGGGCGGCGACCGCAACCGGCGTGAGCGCGGCGATACCCGTGGTGATCGTGGCGAGACCCGCGGTGACCGGGGCGAACGCGGCGACCGGGGGGATCGTGACAACCGCGGCGACCGCGGCCAGGGTGGCAACGGACCGCGCACCAACGACAACCGGCCCGGCGACGACGAGGAAGGCGGTCGCGGACGCCGCGGACGCCGCTTCCGCGAACGTCGTCGTGGACGCGACCGCGGTGAAGGCGGCGGCGGTGACGCCCGCGAGACCGAGATCCGCGAGGACGACGTCCTGCAGCCGGTCGCGGGCATCCTGGACGTCCTCGACAACTACGCGTTCGTGCGGACCTCCGGCTACCTGGCCGGACCGAACGACGTCTACGTGTCGATGAACCTGATCCGCAAGAACGGTCTCCGTCGCGGCGACGCCATCACCGGCGCCGTCAGGGTGGGCCGCGAGGGCGACCAGGGCAACCAGCGGCAGAAGTTCAACCCGCTGGTCCGTATCGACACCGTCAACGGCGGCGATGTCGAAGCGGCCAAGAAGCGCCCCGAGTTCGGCAAGCTCACCCCGCTGTACCCGAACCAGCGGCTGCGTCTGGAGACGACGCCGAACATCCTGACGACGCGTGTCATCGACCTGGTGATGCCGATCGGCAAGGGACAGCGAGCGCTGATCGTGAGCCCGCCGAAGGCCGGTAAGACCAGCGTTCTGCAGGCCATCGCGAACGCCATCGCGACCAACAACCCCGAGTGCTACCTCATGGTCGTGCTGGTCGACGAGCGTCCCGAAGAGGTCACCGACATGCAGCGTTCGGTGAAGGGCGAGGTCATCTCCTCGACCTTCGACCGTCCGCCGGGAGACCACACCTCGGTCGCCGAGCTCGCCATCGAGCGCGCGAAGCGCCTGGTGGAGGCGGGTAAGGACGTCGTCGTCCTCCTCGACTCGATCACCCGCCTCGGCCGTGCGTACAACAACTCGTCGCCGGCGTCGGGACGCATCCTGTCCGGTGGTGTCGACTCGACCGCGCTGTATCCGCCGAAGCGTTTCCTCGGTGCTGCGCGCAACATCGAGAACGGCGGTTCGCTGACGATCATCGCGACGGCCATGGTCGAGACCGGTTCCACCGGCGACACCGTGATCTTCGAGGAGTTCAAGGGCACCGGTAACGCCGAGCTGAAGCTCGATCGCAAGATCGCGGAACGCCGCGTGTTCCCGGCCGTGGACGTGAACCCCTCGGGCACACGTAAGGACGAGCTGCTGCTCAGCCCGGACGAGGCCGCGGTGCTGCACAAGCTCCGGCGCGTGCTCTCCGGACTCGATTCGCACCAGGCCATCGATCTGCTGATCGACCGGCTCAAGAAGAGCAAGAGCAACCTCGAGTTCCTCATGCAGGTGTCGAAGACTGCTCCGGGCGCGATCGACGACTGA
- the atpB gene encoding F0F1 ATP synthase subunit A: MNVAAEEFHAPSLNDFFPPAVLFEGTPFELDRLMLVRILLSALMMLFFVIAMRSPKIIPRGVQNIGEIALDFVRINIAEEILGKEQGKRFLPVITTIFFLVLASNLGSIIPFINISPNARIGMPLVLAALAYIVFNYVGIKKYGFFKYVKSSIVVPGVPLPLHFLLVPIEFISTFVLRPFTLMVRLMANMLAGHILLVLFFSATQYFFFVSGGFQAVFGVASLAAGIAFTFFELLVIFLQAYVFALLTSVYIDLALHADSH, from the coding sequence ATCAACGTGGCCGCGGAAGAATTCCACGCGCCTTCCCTGAACGACTTCTTCCCGCCCGCGGTCCTGTTCGAAGGGACTCCGTTCGAACTCGACCGCCTGATGCTGGTTCGCATCCTGCTGTCCGCGCTGATGATGCTCTTCTTCGTCATCGCGATGCGCAGCCCGAAGATCATTCCTCGCGGTGTCCAGAACATCGGCGAGATCGCGCTCGACTTCGTCCGGATCAACATCGCGGAAGAAATTCTCGGCAAGGAGCAGGGCAAGCGCTTCCTGCCGGTCATCACCACCATCTTCTTCCTGGTGCTCGCCAGCAACCTCGGCAGCATCATCCCCTTCATCAACATCTCGCCGAACGCGCGAATCGGCATGCCGCTCGTGCTCGCCGCCCTGGCGTACATCGTGTTCAACTACGTCGGCATCAAGAAGTACGGCTTCTTCAAGTACGTGAAGAGCAGCATCGTGGTCCCGGGTGTGCCGCTTCCGCTGCACTTCCTGCTCGTGCCGATCGAGTTCATCTCGACGTTCGTCCTCCGGCCGTTCACGCTCATGGTTCGTCTCATGGCCAACATGCTGGCCGGCCACATCCTGCTGGTGCTGTTCTTCAGCGCCACCCAGTACTTCTTCTTCGTCTCCGGTGGGTTCCAGGCCGTGTTCGGTGTGGCCTCGCTTGCCGCCGGCATTGCATTCACCTTCTTCGAACTGCTGGTGATCTTCCTGCAGGCCTACGTTTTCGCGCTGCTCACGTCGGTGTACATCGATCTGGCGCTGCACGCGGATTCGCACTGA
- the prmC gene encoding peptide chain release factor N(5)-glutamine methyltransferase, giving the protein MSRLPLRLALIDATAQLDEAGVRSSRADAELLAAHLLGVERTRLGLVPLVDESVIDAYKKMVDQRAKRIPLQYILGTAAMGDIDIEVGPGVFVPRPETELLLGWALAFLGSCDQHPPVVLDLCTGSGALALAIANARPDAVVHAVELEPHALAWARRNADAREQAGDAPIRLYQGDVTDRTLLAGLEGGVDLIVANPPYIPEGVELEPEVADHDPHSALFAGPDGLSVIKPMISNVARWLRIGGAVGIEHDDSNGSDVAALFASRRVFGEVAEHPDLAGKPRFVVARRVATDIEAQRAGAESEGERMNR; this is encoded by the coding sequence GTGAGTCGCCTTCCTCTTCGCCTGGCCCTGATCGACGCAACCGCGCAACTCGACGAGGCCGGGGTGCGTAGCTCCCGTGCGGACGCCGAACTGCTCGCGGCACACCTGCTGGGGGTGGAGCGGACCCGGCTCGGGCTCGTCCCGCTCGTCGACGAGTCGGTGATCGACGCCTACAAGAAGATGGTCGATCAGCGGGCCAAACGGATTCCGTTGCAGTACATCCTCGGTACGGCCGCGATGGGAGACATCGACATCGAGGTCGGCCCCGGCGTTTTCGTGCCGCGCCCCGAGACGGAACTGCTGCTCGGGTGGGCGCTCGCGTTCCTCGGAAGCTGCGATCAGCATCCGCCGGTTGTCCTCGACCTGTGCACCGGGTCGGGCGCGCTCGCGCTGGCGATCGCCAACGCCCGCCCCGACGCCGTCGTGCACGCCGTCGAATTGGAACCGCATGCTCTCGCGTGGGCCCGGCGCAACGCCGACGCCCGTGAACAGGCAGGTGACGCGCCGATCCGGCTGTACCAGGGCGACGTGACCGACCGGACGTTGCTCGCCGGACTCGAGGGCGGGGTCGACCTGATCGTCGCGAATCCGCCGTACATCCCCGAGGGCGTCGAACTCGAACCCGAAGTCGCCGACCACGATCCGCACAGCGCGTTGTTCGCCGGACCGGACGGTCTGTCCGTCATCAAGCCGATGATCTCGAACGTCGCGCGCTGGCTGCGCATCGGGGGAGCGGTGGGAATCGAGCACGACGACTCGAACGGGTCCGACGTGGCGGCACTGTTCGCGTCCCGCCGGGTGTTCGGCGAGGTCGCGGAGCACCCGGACCTGGCAGGGAAGCCGCGCTTCGTCGTGGCCCGCCGCGTCGCAACGGATATCGAGGCGCAGCGTGCAGGGGCCGAATCCGAGGGTGAAAGAATGAACCGGTGA
- the thrB gene encoding homoserine kinase, giving the protein MTQTLPAGLTVTARVPASSANLGPGFDTLGIALGLYDEITVTTTASGLNIRVEGEGADDVPWGPSHLVVRAIERGLESAGVWADGLDVVCRNVIPHSRGLGSSASAVVGGLAAANGLAIKLDPELGLSLDQLVQLSSEFEGHPDNASASVLGGAVVSWSCAGEQADGAPAATDIYSAVALKVHPAIRVVALVPGERSSTAHTRGLLPETVPHRDAAFNVSRGALAVVALTERPDLLMAATEDRLHQTQRAPALPLTTRWIAVLRKAGIAATVSGAGPTVLALTTEPFPVELRAQAEAEGLQVLELDVADGVRTS; this is encoded by the coding sequence ATGACACAGACCCTCCCCGCGGGCCTCACCGTGACCGCCCGCGTGCCTGCGTCGAGCGCCAACCTCGGCCCGGGTTTCGACACGCTGGGCATCGCGCTCGGACTGTACGACGAGATCACCGTGACGACCACGGCTTCGGGGCTGAACATCCGGGTCGAGGGCGAGGGTGCCGACGACGTGCCGTGGGGTCCGTCCCATCTCGTGGTCCGGGCGATCGAACGCGGCCTGGAATCGGCCGGCGTGTGGGCTGACGGTCTGGATGTGGTGTGCCGCAACGTGATACCCCATTCGCGTGGTCTGGGGTCGTCCGCCTCCGCTGTCGTCGGCGGGCTGGCGGCCGCGAACGGCCTCGCAATCAAGCTCGACCCCGAACTCGGGCTGTCGCTCGATCAGCTCGTCCAGCTGTCGTCCGAATTCGAAGGGCACCCCGACAACGCGTCGGCGAGCGTGCTCGGTGGCGCCGTCGTGTCGTGGAGCTGCGCGGGTGAGCAGGCCGACGGGGCGCCCGCGGCCACCGACATCTACTCGGCCGTCGCGCTGAAGGTGCACCCCGCGATCCGGGTCGTCGCTCTGGTTCCGGGGGAGCGTTCGTCGACGGCCCACACGCGGGGTCTGTTGCCGGAGACGGTTCCCCACCGGGATGCCGCGTTCAACGTCAGCCGCGGCGCCCTCGCTGTGGTCGCGCTCACAGAGCGTCCCGACCTCCTCATGGCGGCCACTGAGGATCGACTGCATCAGACGCAGCGCGCTCCGGCCCTTCCGCTGACGACGCGATGGATCGCCGTCCTCCGGAAGGCGGGTATCGCCGCCACCGTCTCGGGAGCCGGACCGACCGTCCTCGCATTGACCACGGAGCCTTTCCCCGTGGAACTTCGAGCACAGGCCGAGGCCGAGGGGTTGCAGGTTCTCGAACTGGACGTAGCCGACGGCGTCCGGACCAGCTGA
- a CDS encoding L-threonylcarbamoyladenylate synthase, giving the protein MSTVYDCGLPDSRSAGLSAAKNALKAGRLVVLPTDTLYGIGADAFDSEAVAALLRAKGRGRDMPVPVLVGSWNTIDGLVYSVRPQARDLIRAFWPGGLSLVVEQAPSLAWDLGDTRGTVMLRMPLHPVALELLREVGPLAVSSANVSGRPPATTVEEAREQLGGSASVYLDGGRAEQGQASTIVDLTGAAPRILRVGAVPTGDVADVLGVTAESLSAQ; this is encoded by the coding sequence GTGAGTACCGTTTACGACTGTGGCCTTCCCGATTCACGCTCCGCCGGACTGAGTGCGGCCAAGAATGCGCTGAAGGCCGGGCGTCTCGTCGTGCTCCCCACGGACACCCTGTACGGAATCGGCGCGGACGCCTTCGACAGCGAGGCCGTCGCTGCCCTCCTGCGGGCCAAGGGGCGCGGTCGCGACATGCCGGTGCCGGTGCTGGTCGGTTCATGGAACACGATCGACGGCCTGGTGTACAGCGTGCGCCCGCAGGCGCGCGACCTCATCCGGGCGTTCTGGCCCGGCGGGCTGAGTCTCGTTGTGGAACAAGCGCCTTCGCTGGCGTGGGACCTCGGCGACACCCGGGGCACGGTGATGCTGCGCATGCCGCTGCATCCGGTCGCCCTCGAACTGCTGCGTGAGGTCGGACCGCTCGCGGTGTCGAGTGCGAACGTCTCCGGGCGCCCGCCCGCCACGACGGTGGAGGAAGCCCGGGAGCAACTCGGCGGATCGGCGAGCGTGTATCTCGACGGTGGCCGGGCGGAACAGGGGCAGGCCTCGACCATCGTCGACCTCACCGGCGCGGCCCCGCGGATCCTGCGTGTGGGCGCAGTGCCCACCGGCGATGTCGCCGACGTGCTCGGAGTGACGGCGGAGAGTCTGTCCGCCCAGTGA
- the prfA gene encoding peptide chain release factor 1, whose product MAGTTQPSAIDDILAEHAGLEQQLADPALHNDASAARKAGKRFAELAPIMATYTRLKSAQDDLDAARELAADDSSFAAEVPALEEQVLELDKTLTDLLAPRDPHDGDDVVLEVKSGEGGEESALFASDLARMYVRYAERHGWRVEILDATVSDLGGYKDATLSIKSKGDVRDGVWARLKFEGGVHRVQRVPVTESQGRVHTSAAGVLIYPEPEEVEEVQIDETDLRIDVYRSSGKGGQGVNTTDSAVRITHLPTGIVVTCQNERSQLQNKARAMQVLAARLQAAAEEAADAEASAGRQSQVRTVDRSERIRTYNFPENRITDHRIGFKSHNLDAVLDGELDALLDALGKSDREARLAAE is encoded by the coding sequence ATGGCAGGGACCACCCAGCCTTCGGCCATCGACGACATCCTGGCCGAACATGCCGGCCTGGAGCAGCAGTTGGCGGACCCGGCCCTGCACAACGATGCGTCCGCGGCCCGCAAGGCGGGCAAGCGATTCGCCGAGCTCGCGCCGATCATGGCGACCTACACCAGGCTCAAGTCGGCGCAGGACGATCTGGACGCGGCGCGTGAACTCGCTGCCGACGACTCCAGCTTCGCCGCCGAGGTGCCCGCCCTCGAGGAGCAGGTACTCGAACTGGACAAGACCCTCACCGACCTTCTGGCCCCCCGCGACCCGCACGACGGTGACGACGTCGTGCTCGAGGTGAAGTCGGGCGAGGGCGGCGAGGAATCCGCGCTGTTCGCCTCCGACCTGGCCCGGATGTACGTCCGGTACGCCGAGCGTCACGGCTGGCGCGTCGAGATCCTCGACGCGACCGTCTCCGACCTCGGCGGATACAAGGACGCGACGCTGTCGATCAAGTCGAAGGGTGACGTGCGTGACGGGGTCTGGGCGCGGCTGAAGTTCGAGGGCGGCGTCCACCGTGTGCAGCGCGTGCCCGTGACGGAATCGCAGGGACGTGTCCACACGTCCGCCGCCGGTGTCCTCATCTACCCGGAACCGGAAGAGGTGGAGGAGGTGCAGATCGACGAAACCGATCTGCGCATCGACGTCTACCGCTCCTCGGGCAAGGGCGGTCAGGGTGTCAACACCACCGACTCCGCGGTCCGGATCACGCACCTGCCCACCGGCATCGTCGTGACCTGTCAGAACGAACGCTCGCAGTTGCAGAACAAGGCCCGCGCCATGCAGGTGCTCGCCGCCCGGCTGCAGGCTGCGGCGGAGGAGGCCGCGGATGCGGAGGCGTCGGCGGGCAGGCAGAGCCAGGTGCGCACCGTCGACCGCTCCGAGCGGATCCGCACCTACAACTTCCCGGAGAACCGCATCACCGATCACCGGATCGGATTCAAGTCCCACAACCTGGACGCGGTCCTCGACGGCGAACTCGACGCCCTCCTCGACGCGCTCGGCAAGTCGGACCGTGAGGCGAGGCTCGCCGCGGAGTAG
- a CDS encoding glycosyltransferase family 4 protein, producing MSAAESAGVVLAQAGGGAGVPLRELLLVLFTAAVVTYLATGAVRLFALRFGAVAVPRDRDVHVTPTPRLGGVGMYLGMLVALLFAQQLPALTRGFEFTSDIPAALVSGFVIVLVGVVDDRWGLDALTKFVGQVTAAGILVVMGVSWFIVYMPFGDGSTVILDQLQAGLVTVGVAVVMVNAMNFVDGLDGLAAGLGLISSLAICVFSVGLLHDQGGDVSAYPPALIAAALAGACLGFLPHNFQPAKIFMGDSGSMLIGLMLAAISTSASGRIPLTAYGTRDLLGLLSPLLLVGAVMFIPILDLLLAVVRRTRAGVSPFSPDKMHLHHRLLQIGHSHRRVVLLIYLWVGVLAFGAVGSALFDRRVVVLLVAGGLVFALVVTAVPSIRGQQHDRRG from the coding sequence GTGAGTGCTGCCGAGTCGGCCGGCGTGGTGCTGGCCCAAGCAGGTGGGGGCGCGGGTGTCCCGCTGCGTGAACTCCTGCTCGTCCTCTTCACGGCCGCGGTGGTGACCTACCTCGCCACCGGAGCCGTGCGGCTGTTCGCGCTGCGGTTCGGCGCGGTGGCGGTGCCGCGGGACCGGGACGTCCACGTCACCCCGACTCCGCGCCTCGGCGGGGTCGGTATGTATCTCGGCATGCTCGTCGCGTTGTTGTTCGCGCAACAGCTACCGGCGCTCACCAGGGGTTTCGAGTTCACCTCCGACATCCCCGCGGCCCTGGTCTCGGGATTCGTGATCGTGCTGGTGGGCGTCGTCGACGACCGCTGGGGCCTGGACGCGCTCACGAAGTTCGTCGGCCAGGTCACCGCGGCCGGGATCCTCGTCGTGATGGGTGTGAGCTGGTTCATCGTCTACATGCCGTTCGGGGACGGCAGCACGGTCATCCTCGACCAGCTCCAGGCCGGTCTCGTCACCGTGGGTGTCGCGGTGGTGATGGTGAACGCCATGAACTTCGTCGACGGCCTCGACGGCCTCGCCGCGGGCCTCGGCCTGATCTCCTCGCTGGCGATCTGCGTGTTTTCGGTGGGGCTTCTGCACGATCAGGGTGGCGACGTCAGCGCCTATCCGCCCGCTCTGATCGCCGCCGCGCTGGCGGGTGCGTGTCTCGGATTCCTTCCGCACAACTTCCAGCCCGCCAAGATCTTCATGGGTGACTCCGGCTCCATGCTGATCGGGCTGATGCTCGCCGCCATCTCCACCAGCGCGTCCGGTCGCATTCCGTTGACCGCGTACGGCACCCGCGACCTGCTCGGTCTGCTGTCTCCGCTGTTGCTGGTCGGTGCGGTCATGTTCATTCCGATCCTCGACCTGTTGCTGGCTGTGGTCCGGCGAACCCGCGCCGGGGTGAGCCCGTTCAGCCCCGACAAGATGCACCTGCACCACCGGCTCCTGCAGATCGGGCACTCGCATCGTCGAGTCGTGCTGCTCATCTACTTGTGGGTCGGTGTGCTGGCGTTCGGCGCGGTCGGTTCGGCCCTGTTCGACCGTCGCGTCGTCGTGCTCCTGGTGGCGGGAGGCCTCGTGTTCGCGCTGGTCGTGACGGCTGTCCCGTCGATTCGCGGACAGCAGCACGACCGCCGGGGCTGA
- a CDS encoding F0F1 ATP synthase subunit B produces the protein MAANIALLAAEEESHNPLLPATYDIVWSIVCLVIVGFVFWKYVLPMFQKVLAERTEQIDGGIKRAEEAQAEAKAALEQYRAQLAEARTEAAQIREDARTQGQQIIAEMKAQAQEESDRIVAAGNNQLVAQRQQIVTELRADLGRTAVDLAEKLIGESLADDVKRAGTVDRFLNELDSIGANSAAGK, from the coding sequence ATGGCAGCCAACATCGCATTGCTCGCGGCAGAGGAAGAGAGCCACAACCCTCTCCTCCCCGCGACGTATGACATCGTTTGGTCGATCGTCTGCCTGGTCATCGTTGGTTTCGTCTTCTGGAAGTACGTCCTTCCGATGTTCCAGAAGGTCCTTGCCGAGCGAACCGAGCAGATCGACGGCGGCATCAAGCGGGCCGAAGAGGCCCAGGCCGAAGCGAAGGCGGCGCTCGAGCAGTACCGCGCTCAGCTCGCCGAAGCTCGCACCGAGGCTGCGCAGATCCGTGAGGACGCGCGCACCCAGGGGCAGCAGATCATCGCCGAAATGAAGGCACAGGCTCAGGAAGAAAGCGACCGCATCGTGGCCGCCGGCAACAACCAGCTGGTTGCGCAGCGTCAGCAGATCGTCACCGAACTGCGCGCCGATCTCGGCCGCACCGCGGTCGACCTCGCGGAGAAGCTCATCGGTGAGTCCCTCGCCGACGACGTGAAGCGGGCCGGCACCGTCGATCGATTCCTGAACGAGCTCGACTCCATCGGCGCAAATTCCGCAGCAGGGAAGTGA
- the rpmE gene encoding 50S ribosomal protein L31 gives MKSGIHPNYVATTVVCGCGNTFETHSTKETGRINVEVCSQCHPFYTGKQKILDTGGRVARFEARYGKRAGKGAAKESAES, from the coding sequence ATGAAGTCAGGCATTCACCCCAATTACGTGGCCACCACCGTGGTCTGTGGTTGCGGCAACACCTTCGAGACCCACAGCACCAAGGAGACCGGGCGTATCAACGTCGAGGTCTGCTCGCAGTGCCACCCGTTCTACACCGGCAAGCAGAAGATCCTCGACACCGGTGGACGTGTCGCCCGCTTCGAGGCTCGCTACGGCAAGCGTGCCGGCAAGGGCGCAGCCAAGGAATCTGCAGAGTCCTAG